The following nucleotide sequence is from Methanolinea sp..
AACGGGACTCACCCGGTCACGTAACTTCCCGACCAAGAACGCCTTCAAACCGGTAAATCCGGGATTGATCAGTTCTTTCTATACTCGTCTGGAACCCTCCGGAAATGCACTCAACCTCTCCACGTATCTGACCGGGCCGGGATTCGATGAAGGAAGAGGAATCGTTGTCAATCCCGCCGGCTCGGTGTATATCACTGGAATAACCAAGGCAGAAAACATGCAAACCATCAATGCGTCCCAGCCCCATTACGGCGGCGGCGTCTCGGATGCATTCATTGCAAAGTTTGCCGAAGGAGAGAGTTACCCCGCATACTTAACCTATTTCGGGGGAAGCAACAAGGAAGAGGCGTATGGTATTGCAGCAGATGGAAAATGCGGGGTGTTTATCTCAGGAGTGACATGGTCTGATAACATGCCGGCAAGCGATCCTTATCCCCCGGCCTTTACTCCTGCCGGGAGAGGTGGATTCGTAGCGCTGGTCTGGGACGAGGAGACCTGCTGTATACCCCCCATTGCAGTGTTTGAAGCCAATCCATCTTCCGGATATGCCCCGCTGGACGTCAAGTTTACCGACCTTTCGAGCGGGACACCTGAATCGTGGTCATGGGAGTTCGGTGACGGCGGAACGTCCACCGAGCAGAATCCTCTGCACACCTACACCACGGTCGGCAACTATACCGTGAACCTCACGGTGCAGAACAACTGTGGAACCAATACCACCTCCGGGACGATTGTTGCGTTATGCCTCGAGCCGGTGGCCGACTTCTCGGCAAACAGGACTTCCGGCAAGGTTCCCCTCTCAGTCCAGTTTACCGACTCCTCGCAAAACAATGTGACTTCCTGGTCATGGCAGTTCGGTGACGGTGGAACGTCAACCAAACAGAACCCGGTCCATACCTACACCGCTCCTGGCACTTACACGGTGAACCTCACTGTTATGAACAACTGCGGGTCCGGCACTGCTTCCAAACCCATGTACATCACCGCCGAACCCTGTCCGCTGCCGGTGGCCGACTTCTCGGCAAACAGGACTTCCGGCAAGGTTCCCCTCTCAGTCCAGTTTACCGACTCCTCGCAAAACAACGTGACTTCCTGGTCATGGCAGTTCGGTGACGGTACCACTTCCATCGAACAGAACCCTGTCCATACCTACACGGTAGCCGGGGACTATACCGTGACCCTCACCGTGACAAACGAGTGCGGGTCCGACTCGGCCTCGAAACAAGAGTATATCACTGCTGAACCCTGTCCGCCGCCTGTAGCGAATTTCAACGCCAACAGGACTTCCGGTAAGGCCCCTCTCTCCGTCCAGTTCACCGACCTCTCCACAAACGACCCGGATACCTGGCTCTGGCAGTTCGGTGACGGTGACACTTCCACCGAACAGAACCCTGTCCATACCTATACCATTCCTGGCACTTACACCGTGAACCTCACCGTAACAAACGAATGCGGGTCCGACTCGGCCTCGAAACAAGAGTATATCACTGCTGAACCCTGTCCGCCGCCTGTAGCGAATTTCAACGCCAACAGGACTTCCGGTAAGGCCCCTCTCTCCGTCCAGTTCACCGACCTCTCCACCAACGACCCGGATACCTGGCTCTGGCAGTTCGGTGACGGTGACACTTCCACCGAACAGGACCCTGTCCATACCTATACCATTCCTGGCACTTACACCGTGAACCTCACCGTAACAAACGAGTGCGGGTGCGATTCAGCCTCGAAACAAGAGTATATCACTGCTGAACCCTGTCCGCCGCCGGTGGCCGACTTCTCGGCAAACAGGACCTCCGGTAAGGCCCCTCTCTCCGTCCAGTTCACCGACCTCTCCACCAACGACCCGGATACCTGGCTCTGGCAGTTCGGTGACGGTGACACTTCCACCGAACAGAACCCTGTCCATACCTATACCATTCCTGGCACTTACACCGTGAACCTCACCGTAACAAACGAATGCGGGTGCGATTCAGCCTCGAAACAAGAGTTTATAACCGCCGAACCCTGCCCGCCGCCGGTGGCCGATTTCTCGGCAAACAGGACTTCCGGCAAGGCCCCTCTCTCCGTCCAGTTCACCGACCTCTCCACCAACGACCCGGATACCTGGCTCTGGCAGTTCGGTGACGGTGACACTTCCACCGAACAGGACCCGGTCCATACCTATACCACTCCTGGCACTTACACCGTGAACCTCACCGTAACAAACGAGTGCGGGTGCGATTCAGCCTCGAAACAAGAGTTTATAACCGCCGAACCCTGCCCGCCGCCGGTGGCCGACTTCTCGGCAAACAGGACCTCCGGTAAGGCCCCTCTCTCCGTCCAGTTCACCGACCTATCCACCAACGACCCGGATACCTGGCTCTGGCAGTTCGGTGACGGTGACACTTCCACCGAACAGGACCCGGTCCATACCTATACCATTCCTGGCACTTACACCGTGAACCTCACCGTAACAAACGAGTGCGGGTGCGATTCAGCCTCGAAACAAGAGTATATCACTGCTGAACCCTGTCCGCCGCCGGTGGCCGACTTCTCGGCAAACAGGACCTCCGGTAAGGCCCCTCTCTCCGTCCAGTTCACCGACCTCTCCACAAACGACCCGGATACCTGGCTCTGGCAGTTCGGTGACGGTGACACTTCCACCGAAAAGAACCCTGTCCATACCTACACGGTAGCCGGGGACTATACCGTGACCCTCACCGTGACAAACGAATGCGGGTGCGATTCAGCCTCGAAACAAGAGTATATCACTGCTGAACCCTGTCCGCCGCCGGTGGCCGACTTCTCGGCAAACAGGACCTCCGGTAAGGCCCCTCTCTCCGTCCAGTTCACCGACCTCTCCACAAACGACCCGGATACCTGGCTCTGGCAGTTCGGTGACGGTGACACTTCCACCGAAAAGAACCCTGTCCATACCTACACGGTAGCCGGGGACTATACCGTGACCCTCACCGTGACAAACGAATGCGGGTGCGATTCAGCCTCGAAACAAGAGTTTATAACCGCCGAACCCTGCCCGCCGCCGGTGGCCGATTTCTCGGCAAACAGGACTTCCGGTAAGGCCCCTCTCTCCGTCCAGTTCACCGACCTCTCCACCAACGACCCGGATACCTGGCTCTGGCAGTTCGGTGACGGTGACACTTCCACCGAACAGGACCCGGTCCATACCTATACCACTCCTGGCACTTACACCGTGAACCTCACCGTAACAAACGAGTGCGGGTGCGATTCAGCCTCGAAACAAGAGTTTATAACCGCCGAACCCTGCCCGCCGCCGGTGGCCGACTTCTCGGCCAACCAGACCTGCGGGAAGATCCCCCTCTCTGTCCAGTTCACCGACCTCTCCACAAACGACCCGGATACCTGGCTCTGGCAGTTCGGTGACGGTGACACTTCCACCGAACAGAACCCGGTCCATACCTATACCACTCCTGGCACTTACACCGTGAACCTCACCGTAACAAACGAATGCGGGTGCGATTCCGCCTCGAAACAAGAGTTTATATCCGCTGAACCCTGTCCGCCGCCGGTGGCCGACTTCTCGGCAAACAGAACCTCCGGTAAGGCCCCTCTCTCCGTCCAGTTCACCGACCTCTCCACAAACGGCCCGGATACCTGGCTCTGGCAGTTCGGTGACGGTGACACTTCCACCGAACAGAACCCTGTCCATACCTATACCACTCCTGGCACTTACACCGTGACCCTCACCGTAACAAACGAGTGCGGGTGCGATTCAGCCTCGAAACAAGAGTTTATAACCGCTGAACCCTGTCCGTTGCCGGTGGCCGACTTCTCGGCCAACCAGACCTGCGGGAAGATCCCCCTCTCCGTCCAGTTCACTGACCTCTCCACAAACGGCCCGGATACCTGGCTCTGGCAGTTCGGTGACGGTGCCACTTCCACCGAACAGAACCCTGTCCATACCTATACCACTCCTGGCACTTACACCGTGACCCTCACTGTCACAAACGAATGCGGGTGCGATTCCGCCTCCAGGCCGGCGTACATCACCGCTCAACCCTGTCCGCCGCCGGTTGCATCCTTCGAGATGAATAAGAGCTGTGGATTTCCCCCGGTCACGATCGGGTTCACCGATACCTCTGCCAACGACCCGCACACCTGGTTCTGGCAGTTCGGTGACGGTGGAACGTCCACCCAGAAGAACCCCGCCCACACCTACACTGTTCCAGGGGTCTATACGGTGAGCCTGACCGTTACGAACGACTGTGGAACAGATTCGACATGTGGGACATTTTATGGGTATTCCTGTGACCCTCCGATTGCCAATTTCACCGCAAACCGGACCTCTGGAAATGCTCCCTTAGCGGTTCAGTTCTGGGATACCTCCCTCAACAGCCCCTCTTCATGGCACTGGGATTTCGGTGACGGTGCAACTGCAACCGACAGGAACCCGGTCCATACGTATACAGATCCCGGGACGTATACCGTGAAGCTCACCGTCACCAACAATGCAGGGTCGGATTGGATCAGCAAACCCGGCTTCATCGTAGTGGGGCCGATAATCCCGCAACCTCCCCATCTATTCTATGGGGCAATTACCATCGGTGGGCAACCTTCTTTGGCGGGAACTATCGTGTCCGCCTCCGTTCATGGAGGAGGGGGATCCATTGTTGCGGACAAACCCGGGCAGTATGGAGAACCCGGGGCATCAGGTGAAAAACTCATCGTCCAGGGACAAATCGTGAACGGGACGCCCATCACCTTCTACCTCAACGGGTCTGCCGCCGAGTGTTATGATGTTGCTGCCGGAGGTAACTGGCAGGCGACCTACCCATTCACTTCGGGCAAAGTCACCGAGCTGAATCTCAGAATCCAGGAGATTCCACCGCAACCCCCGGTTGCCGGTTTCACCGCCAACAAGACTTCAGGCCCGGCTCCGCTCTCTGTCGCATTCACCGACACTTCCACCAATGACCCTGATACATGGGTCTGGGACTTCGGTGACAATACAACAGCCACCACCCAGAATCCGGTCCATGTCTATACCGATGAAGGGTTGTATACTGTCAGTCTAACGGTTACCAACGCCGATGGGACCGATTCCGAGATAAAACAGAATTACATCTTCGTTCTGCCACCTCTGCCACCGCTGCCCCACGCCTTTTATGGGGCAATCACCATTGTCGATGAAGATGCCCCTGCCGGCACCTTCATTTCAGGTGTTGTCAGCGGCGGCGGGGGGTTTGTAATTACCGATGTGAAGGGACGGTACGGTGATGTGGTCAACGACACAAAGAACCTCATCATCCAGGGTTCGATCCCCGAAGGTTCACCGATTTCGTTCTACGCAAACGGCATCCGTGCCGAATGCTACGATGTCGGTGCCGGTGGAGACTGGCAGATGACCTATCCCTACATATGGGGAGGATTGACAGAACTCAATCTCCGGGTAACGGAAATTCCTCCCGCCGACATACCAGTCGCCAATTTCACGGCAAACAGGACTTCGGGAACAGCCCCGCTTGCCGTGCAGTTCATTGACACATCGTTGAACATACCCACATCGTGGTTCTGGGACTTTGGCGACGGATTCACCTCGAACGGCAGGAACCCCGTCCATACCTATCAGTCTCCGGGAACGTACACGGTGAGCCTGAACGTGAGCAACCCGGCGGGCACAAGCTCACTGGTACGGCCGGATTTCATAACCGTTCACGGCGGGCAGCTGCCTCCGGTTGCCGGGTTTACTGCCAATACGACATCCGGGACTGCCCCGCTGTCCGTCCAGTTTACTGATACCTCCAGCAACAATCCCGGCTCGTGGTCCTGGGAGTTCGGTGATCAGACCATATCGGCCCTCCAGAACCCTGTCCACACATACCTCACTGCAGGGTCATACACCGTTAACCTCACCGCAAGCAACGATTTCGGCAGTGGGTCTGTATCAAAGCCCGGGTTCATCAACGTCAGTTCACCTGGAAGGCTGTTCTATATCAACGCCACAGCAGGAAACGGCGGATCTATCAACCCGAGCGGTCTCGTTCCAGTCTCAGAAGGAGCAAATGTCACCTTCAATATCGCCCCGCTCTCGTACTACACGGTCCAGGCCGTAACCGTGGACGGTGTTTCCAAAGGAGCACTATATACCTGGTCCTTTGAAAATGTCCGTGAAAACCACACCATTGTCGCATCCTTCCGGCAGACGGGGACCGGTGGCGGAGGTGGTGGTGGAGGTGGCTACTACGCCACCAGCACCCCAACTCCCACCCCAACCATCACTGTTACCCCCACTCCACAGGAAAATGGAAACATAACTCCCACACCAACCACACCACCACCGACACTGGAGCCTGTGGAGACCGAGACTGCCCCGGTCCCCACCACTACCATCCCACCCGCCCAGCCGTCCTGGTCGCAGTTCCCGCTGGCATGGCTGATCCTCATCATCCTGGTGATCATCATTCTCGCAGGCCTTGCCTATTACTACTACCAGAAGGAGAAGGGCGCAGAACTCTTTGAAAAATAACAATCTTTTTTTTTGCCTGCGCTGTTCCTCCAGGCAGTTTCGGGATACACGGTCCCTGTTTTTATCACACAAGCCAGATACTGATATACCATAACCCCTAATATTGAAAGAGGATACGGAATGGACGAGAGCCACACCATCTGGATTGAGAAGTACCGGCCGGCACTCCTTGCAGATATCGTCGGGCAGGACGAGATCGTGGAGCGTCTCAAGTCCTACGTGAAAGCAGGCAGTCTCCCCCACCTGCTCTTCACCGGCCCGGCGGGGGTCGGCAAAACCACGGCGGCAGTCGCGCTCGCACGGGAATTTTTCGGCGATGGGTGGCACATGAACTTCCGGGAGCTGAATGCATCCGACGAGCGCGGCATCGATGTGGTCCGGACCCAGATCAAGCAGTTTGCCCGGACTTCCCCGCTCGGAAATGCCTCTTTCAAGATACTCTTCCTCGATGAAGCCGATGCCCTGACCCCGGATGCCCAGGCTGCACTCAGGAGGACGATGGAGAGCTTTGCCCAGACCTGCAGGTTCATCCTTTCGTGTAACTACTCGTCAAAGATCATCGATCCCATCCAGAGCAGGTGCGCCATCTACCGGTTCAGGCCGCTTGCCAAGGAAGCGATAGCCGAGGAGATCCACCGCATCGCCAGGAGCGAAAACCTGCACGTTGCCGATGATGCAGTCATGGCAATCACATATATTGCCCAGGGCGACATGCGGAAAGCCATCAATGCCCTCCAGGGTGCCGCAATCCTCTCCCCCGAGATAACCAAGGACGGGGTCTATGCCATCACCGCAACGGCAAAACCGGAGGAGATCGAGGAACTCCTCACGCTGGCCCTGTCCGGAGATTTTGAAGGGGCAGAACACGTCCTTACAGACCTACTCCATGGGCGGGGGATTGCCCCGAACGAACTGATCAACCAGTGCTACCGGGCCATCATGAAACGGCCGATGGACGATGGATTGCGTGTAGCACTCATCGATCAGCTGGGGACAACGGATTTCCGGCTCTCCGAAGGTGCCAACAGCGATATCCAGATGGATGCGCTCATCGCCCAGTTCGTGATCATTGCCCGGCGCTCCGGATGAAGGTGAGAGGGATGGACAGCGAGCCCCGGACCGAAATTATCGACCGCGATGCAGACTGGAGCAAATTTCTGCGCAGCCGCTACAAGAAGGAGCTCTCTGCACTCTCGCGGGAATTCCCGTACCAGCGGTCGCTCTTCATCGATTACCGGGAACTCGAAAGTTTCGGGAAGACCGGCATACGGATGGCCGATGAACTGCTCAGCAACCCGGGGAAGGTGATCGGGGATGTCCGGTCATCGATCGCCACGCACCAGCTGATAAAGACCCGGGACGGTAAGTCTGCCAGGGAGATCAATATCCGGTTCATCAACCTCCCGCGGAAGATCGCCATCCGCCAGATCCGGTCCGACCACATCAACACTTTCATCAGCGTGGAAGGAATTCTCCGGAAGACCACGGAGGTCCGGCCCCGGGTGGTTGAGGCGCACTTCAGGTGCCCCGCCGGGCATATCACCGTCCGCGAGCAGGGGTACGGGAAGTTCAGGGAACCGGACGGCTGTGCAACGGACGGGTGTACCTTCAAGAAACTGGAGCTCATCCCCAAACGCTCCCGGTTCACCGATTCGCAGAAACTCCGGATACAGGAATCCCCGGAGGGTCTCCGGGGCGGGGAGCAGCCGCAGACACTCGATGTCGATGCCACCGATGACATGACCGGGAAGGTGGCGCCGGGTGACCGGGTGATCATCAACGGTATCCTCCGGTCCATGCAACGGGTCAGCCACGGCGAGAAGAGCACCATATTCGACATTTACCTCGAATGCAACTCGATGGAGATCTCCGAAAAGGAGTTTGAAGAGGTGCAGATCGATGACAGGGACGAGGACGAGATACTCTCCCTTTCACGACACCCGAATATCTACGGCAAGATCACCCACTCCATCGCACCGACCATCTTTGGCAACGAGGATGTCAAGGAGGCCATCGCACTCCAGATTTTCGGCGGCATCACCAAGGAGATGCCGGATGGCAGCCACCTGCGCGGCGACATCCATGTCCTCCTGATCGGAGACCCCGGTATTGCCAAGAGCCAGCTGCTCCGTTACGTGGCCAAGCTCTCCCCGCGGGCGATCTACACCAGCGGCCAGTCTTCCACTTCCGCCGGGCTGACCGCGACCGCAGTAAAAGACGAGTTCGGCGACGGGCGCTGGACACTGGAAGCCGGAGCACTCGTCCTGGCAGACATGGGGATCGCTGCGGTCGATGAGATGGACAAGATGCAGAAAGACGACAGGAGCGCGCTTCACGAAGCGATGGAACAGCAGTCGATCAGCGTAGCCAAGGCGGGAATCACCGCAACCCTGAAATCGCGGTGCGCCCTGCTCGGCGCAGCGAACCCGAAGTACGGCCGGTTCGATGAATTTACCCCTCTCGGTGAGCAGATCAACATGCCGGCATCCCTGCTCTCCCGGTTCGACCTCATTTTCATCATGGGTGACAAGCCGGATCCCAAGCGCGACGGCGCGATTGCCGAGCATATCCTCAAGGCCCACAGTATCGGAGAGACCATCGCGCAGCATGCAAAGAGCCCCATCCCGGGAGTGGATGATGAGTATATCCGGGAGCAGCTCAAACCGGTCACTCCGGACATAGAACCGATGCTTTTCCGCAAATACGTTGCCTATGCCAGGCGGACCTGTTTCCCCCGTCTCTCTGATGCCGCCCGCGAATCGCTGGTCGATTACTACATGCGGCTCAGGGGCCTGGCATCGGAGTCGACGAAGCCGGTCCCGGTCACCGCCCGCCAGCTGGAGGCCCTGGTCAGGCTTGCAGAGGCCAGCGCCCGGATCCGCCTCTCGCCCGATATCGAGCTCGCGGATGCCGAACGGGTGATCGGGATCGTGGATACCTGCCTGCGGCAGGTGGCCTATGATCCCAAGACCGGGAGCTTTGACATCGACAAGGTTGTGACCGGTATATCGAAGGGGAGGCGGGACCTCATCCGCACCATCAAGGAGGTCATTCGCCAGCTGGCCGATGAGACAGGGCGGGCGCAGAAGCAGGCAGTGATCGATCAGATCGCCCGGCAGGGCTACCATAAAGACGAGATCCAGAAACAGATCGATATGTTCCTGCGCCAGGGCGAAGCCATGGAGCCCAAACAGGGCATCATCAAGCTCATCTGACACCTTTTTTTCCCGGTCCATCCAGGTATATACCATGACAGGGACGCGTGAACAGGCAATATTTGAGGCAGGCATCAAGCTCGGAGCGCTCTACCACCAGTTCGTGGGAACACCGGTCTCACCGGACACTGCAATCTCGCTCGAGACGGCCATCCGGGAGAGCATCAGCCTCCAGCCATTCGTCCGCGAAGTGCGCGTCAGCATCGACCGGGCGATGAAGAGAAACGAGTTCGGCTATTCCGAGCTGAAGGGGACGATGATTTCTGCCGACGTGGTTACGAAAGTGCAGAGGTCGTGCTGCCATGCCCGGCTCAGTAAGAAGGGAGAATACCCCATGATGGAGATCATCCGCTGCTATGAAGAACCCTGACATCCCGATCACCGATGACCATATCCATATCGACCCCCGGAATGGCAGGGGGCTTGCCGCCGCACGGGACTTCCAGCGGGCAGGGGGAACCCATCTCTTCATGGTCTCCAAGCCTTCCCTGTCGTTTGGAATAGTCCCTGACACGGGGGAGGAGTTCAGGGAGGTATTCGATGAGACCATCGCTGTTGCCAATGCAGTCAGGAAACTCGGGCTCACGGTCTTTGTCGTCCTCGGAGTCCACCCGGCCGAGATGTCACGTCTACTCAACTGGATTCCGCTCGATACCGTGGTATCCGTGATGAAGCGCGGCCTTGATATCGCCGGGGAGTACGTCCTGGATGGCAGGGCTGTGGCCCTCAAGAGCGGACGGCCCCACTACGAAGTACCCTCGGAAGTCCTTGACGCATCAAACGAGGTGCTCTCCCATGCCCTCTCCCTGGCCGCACGCCTGGGGTGTGCAGTCCAGATACATGCAGAAAGCGGTCCGTGCGCCGATGTGGTGGACCGTGCCGCCCGCGCCGGGCTCCCTTCATACCGGGTGGTGAAGCACTATGCAACGCCGGATACCCCCCTTACTCCCTCGATGATCGCCACCCACCCGGCAATCCCTGACCTGGCCTCGGCGGGACGGTATTTCACCATGGAAAGCGATTACATGGACGAGAACAGCAGGCCGGGGGCGGTCATCGGCCCGAAATCGGTGCCCCGGGCCACGTTCAGGTTGCTTGCAAACGGGCTGATCACCTTTGAGGATGCGCACCGTATCCATGCCGAGACTCCTTCCCGGGTGTACGGCGTCGAGATCTCCAGGTGACCGCGAATTTCCCGTTGTATTATTTTATGTGCTCACCCCGCTGACATATAAACAATGTACCTGAAGATTCACCGCACTCCTGCCGGTGATGAAGTCGTCGCCGTCTGCGACCGGGAACTACTCAATGGCCGGATTTCCCACGGTGACCTCGAGATCCACATCTCCGAGGCCTTCTATGGAAACGACCTCGCGACTCCCGAAGAGGTCAGGGCCGCGCTCTCCCGTGCCGAGAATGCAAACCTTATGGGGGAGCGAACGGTGTCTCTTGCCATCGAGATCGGCCTGATCGGGAAAGACGGGTGTATTCGTATCGGTTCCGTGCCCCATGCCCAAATCATCAGAATTTAACCAGAGGATCAGGGAGAACATCTGCCCCCGCTGCGGTCGTCCGTCCGAAGACCGCGGACTGTGCGGAGCCTGCAGGGTAGCACAGCTACGCTGGTTCTCCTGCCCGGCACGCATCGTCGACGTCTTCTGCCCGAGTTGCGGTGCCCGGAAAGAGGCAGGTCTCTGGGTCGAGACCCATATCCCCCGGGAAGACCTCGCACGCGACCTCGTCCGGAGAAAAATCGAGATCGTGCCGGAGCTTCGCAACCCCGAGATCTCCATCAGCATCCGTGAATCAGGCAGCAACCGCTCGGTTGCGGACTGCCGGATATCGGGGACCCTGTTCGGCGAACTGGTAGAAGGTTCCTGCCGGATCGGGATCGTCTGGCAGAAAGAGCAGTGCGACCGGTGCAGCCGGATGTCGGGAAATTACTATGAAGGGGTGGTCCAGGTCAGGGCCAACGGGAGAAAACCATTCCCCTGGGAGATCCGGAACGCCGAACGGATCGCCCGCGAAACCGAGCAGGCGCTGGCCGCTTCCGGAGAGCGCCTCTCGTTCATCGCCGACCTGGAAGAGACTCCGGACGGCCTTGATATCACCATCGGGTCGCAGCGGATCGGCCACGAGATCGCCATGGCTATCGTCAGGGCCATGGGTGGACGTTCCTCAACCCACCCGAAACTGGTCGGAGAGCGGGCGGGAAAGAGGCTCTACCGCGTGACATACCTGGTCAGGCTCCCGAAATATTCGAGGGGAGACGTGATCATGGTCCATGGCCGGTATGCAGAGGTGCAGGGTATCGACGGCCACGATGTCAGGGTGATCGATGTCGCCAGCGGCCAGCAGCGCTCGGTCCCGGAACAGAAGATCGAAGCCCTTATCGGGAACGTGCGCGATGCCGTCGAATACCTGGTCACGTTCAGGGAGGGAGATGCCATCGGCATCCTCGACCCTGTCACCGGTGAGAGCACGGAGTGCCGGATCCCGCCGGGAATGCAGGTGAAGCCCGGCGGAGGGGTCCGGGTCCTCAAGGCTGCAGGCAGGATGGTCCTGCTGGGGTGATCATGAGGAGCCGTCGGATCCCGGTCGAGCTGCTCAGGTCGGTGCACGATGCGGACTGGGTCGACCGGGACCGGCGTCCCTATGTTACCGGGGCCGTTGCCTATGTACCGGTACGGGACGGCCACCCCTGGGAGGTGGATATCCCAAAAAAGGCAGTTTACCAGGGAAGAGGTTACTTCATGGCCGGAAGGATTGCTGTCTTTCAGGGGGACGAACCTACCCCGGCCGAGATCGACCAGGTCGAGGCCTGGAAGAAGCCGTCCGCCATCCTCTGGGTCCGGTCCTGCAGCGGTGTTGAACGCATCCCGGATGTCCGGGTGCTCAGGGGAGAGCCCGGAGAG
It contains:
- a CDS encoding dihydroneopterin aldolase family protein; this encodes MTGTREQAIFEAGIKLGALYHQFVGTPVSPDTAISLETAIRESISLQPFVREVRVSIDRAMKRNEFGYSELKGTMISADVVTKVQRSCCHARLSKKGEYPMMEIIRCYEEP
- a CDS encoding 60S ribosomal export protein NMD3, with protein sequence MPKSSEFNQRIRENICPRCGRPSEDRGLCGACRVAQLRWFSCPARIVDVFCPSCGARKEAGLWVETHIPREDLARDLVRRKIEIVPELRNPEISISIRESGSNRSVADCRISGTLFGELVEGSCRIGIVWQKEQCDRCSRMSGNYYEGVVQVRANGRKPFPWEIRNAERIARETEQALAASGERLSFIADLEETPDGLDITIGSQRIGHEIAMAIVRAMGGRSSTHPKLVGERAGKRLYRVTYLVRLPKYSRGDVIMVHGRYAEVQGIDGHDVRVIDVASGQQRSVPEQKIEALIGNVRDAVEYLVTFREGDAIGILDPVTGESTECRIPPGMQVKPGGGVRVLKAAGRMVLLG
- a CDS encoding TatD family hydrolase, giving the protein MKNPDIPITDDHIHIDPRNGRGLAAARDFQRAGGTHLFMVSKPSLSFGIVPDTGEEFREVFDETIAVANAVRKLGLTVFVVLGVHPAEMSRLLNWIPLDTVVSVMKRGLDIAGEYVLDGRAVALKSGRPHYEVPSEVLDASNEVLSHALSLAARLGCAVQIHAESGPCADVVDRAARAGLPSYRVVKHYATPDTPLTPSMIATHPAIPDLASAGRYFTMESDYMDENSRPGAVIGPKSVPRATFRLLANGLITFEDAHRIHAETPSRVYGVEISR
- a CDS encoding minichromosome maintenance protein MCM, whose protein sequence is MDSEPRTEIIDRDADWSKFLRSRYKKELSALSREFPYQRSLFIDYRELESFGKTGIRMADELLSNPGKVIGDVRSSIATHQLIKTRDGKSAREINIRFINLPRKIAIRQIRSDHINTFISVEGILRKTTEVRPRVVEAHFRCPAGHITVREQGYGKFREPDGCATDGCTFKKLELIPKRSRFTDSQKLRIQESPEGLRGGEQPQTLDVDATDDMTGKVAPGDRVIINGILRSMQRVSHGEKSTIFDIYLECNSMEISEKEFEEVQIDDRDEDEILSLSRHPNIYGKITHSIAPTIFGNEDVKEAIALQIFGGITKEMPDGSHLRGDIHVLLIGDPGIAKSQLLRYVAKLSPRAIYTSGQSSTSAGLTATAVKDEFGDGRWTLEAGALVLADMGIAAVDEMDKMQKDDRSALHEAMEQQSISVAKAGITATLKSRCALLGAANPKYGRFDEFTPLGEQINMPASLLSRFDLIFIMGDKPDPKRDGAIAEHILKAHSIGETIAQHAKSPIPGVDDEYIREQLKPVTPDIEPMLFRKYVAYARRTCFPRLSDAARESLVDYYMRLRGLASESTKPVPVTARQLEALVRLAEASARIRLSPDIELADAERVIGIVDTCLRQVAYDPKTGSFDIDKVVTGISKGRRDLIRTIKEVIRQLADETGRAQKQAVIDQIARQGYHKDEIQKQIDMFLRQGEAMEPKQGIIKLI
- a CDS encoding DUF424 domain-containing protein, with the protein product MYLKIHRTPAGDEVVAVCDRELLNGRISHGDLEIHISEAFYGNDLATPEEVRAALSRAENANLMGERTVSLAIEIGLIGKDGCIRIGSVPHAQIIRI